One stretch of Miscanthus floridulus cultivar M001 chromosome 18, ASM1932011v1, whole genome shotgun sequence DNA includes these proteins:
- the LOC136523129 gene encoding uncharacterized protein At4g22758-like — translation MPTGSSGSTQALVAPMHRGGGEPETQPHRLLLQRMAPLFRPAPTDRDRRLTRLLVNVTVDRSLWPVHLVLGADATVADLVRAAVAAYVREGRRPPLQTGTAADAADGFELHLHKYSLESLRPEEMVLDLGSRNFFLCARRSAAAA, via the exons ATGCCGACCGGCAGCAGCGGCTCCACCCAGGCGCTGGTGGCGCCGATGCACCGAGGCGGCGGCGAGCCAGAGACACAGCCCCACCGCCTACTGCTGCAGCGCATGGCGCCGCTGTTTCGCCCGGCGCCGACGGACAGGGACAGGCGGCTGACGCGGCTGCTGGTGAACGTGACGGTGGACCGCAGCCTATGGCCCGTCCACCTCGTGCTGGGCGCCGACGCCACCGTCGCCGACCTCGtgcgcgccgccgtcgccgcctacGTCCGCGAGGGCCGCCGCCCACCGCTCCAGACCGGGACGGCCGCCGACGCGGCGGACGGCTTCGAGCTGCATCTCCACAAGTACTCGCTCGAGA GTTTGAGGCCGGAGGAGATGGTGCTGGACCTGGGCTCTCGCAACTTCTTCCTCTGTGCGCGGAGATCTGCGGCTGCGGCTTGA